TAGACTGTGTAGAGTTCAGTCGATACCGGAAGTGGCCATTTTGTCCGTTGTCGTGTCGGGTTTCTTTCTGGGCGCTCTTGGCGCCCTCACCTGGCGCCTTATGAAATGCAAAGAGCATAGAGGTAAGAATCTTCGTGTGTACAGAAAGCAGTGTCACCAATCGCACGGTCAGGGCCGTATTTGTACAGTAATTTCGCCGGACGTACGGTCCAGTTGCTCGATATGTCctcaaatttcaaagtatGGTCCACTTTCACCTTCAGTACGATCTGTTGCCACCAGAGGATTTGCAACGCTGACAGAAAGTGTAACGGACGAGCTGAAAGAAGTATATGTATCGTATGTTGGTTATAATCTGTCTCTCTCGCTCTACACCTGAGTGAGAGAGACAGAGTAACCCTaacatctctctctctctctctctctcacctcTCTCATCACTTCGGCTGCATTTTTCGCGAGGTCGATGGGAGGAGGGGAGGGTAGCTTCCTCCATACATGTATAACCCATGCCActgaaacataatttcaaGACCAATTGCCTGACTACAGGCGGGTAGATCACTAAGAGTATCTTCAGTTGCCTATCTGCGGGCGAGATCATTAAATGTCTTATGGTGCGCAAACTCGAAATGACAAGTTCTGTGACAGATTCGACTGAGcgcgaaattttcaaattcaaatgtttaaatatgaaaatagcaTTGTTATATTGGTACAATATTTGCGTGCAACGCGTGCAACTTTCACATTGCATCACTATTAGATACAgatagatgttttttttttcaatacaaagaTGAAAGGAGAAAGTTAGTAACTATTctaaattattcttatttttttgttgcataATTCATGCCCATACATAGATAATATTTCTTGTAAAAATATAGGTTTTCATTGTTGTTCGTTAGTTATAATATCACGACTACGTAGAGTATCGGAACGCGAGGATAATAGTCGTGTCCTATCCGCGCGTCGTGACCCACGATTTCTTCGCAAGTATCGGCGAGAGTGCGGACTATTTTCGGGTAGCAGGACCTTGTTTATCTCGTGTGCAACTCCGTTTCGACTCAATATATCGCACCTAATAATTCTGGCATCATTAACCTGGAATTAAATTAACTTTAGTTTACGGAATcttgaaaatatatagataATTAACCCGTTTTGTAATATGaccgatgaattttgaataatagtTGCAGCTAACCATTAttgtgtcgtttttttttactatgtcAACTGTGCTCTGCTCTGTCTTAACGGCATACCGAAGATTTCGTTGGAATCCTCCCGAAACCATCATATTATTCACAACGTGATTCtttaaagtctgaaaataaaaaatatttatacgaaTAAAATGTAGGCAGAATTATTTACATCaagtttcatgaaaaaaagCGTAATGCGTTTACGATTACTACAACACCCCAACAGGTATACACATATTACTTGAATGCATTAATTGTCagcgtgtgaaattttcaccttAGTTAAATATGTGGAATCGTTCATCAATCGGTCCAGCTTGGCCTGATCCAACTGTTCGAATGCTCTGTCTGATGGCACAAAGTAAGTGTAGGCTACGGTGGACTCCGACGGCCGTATGAATTCCTGAAACTCTGCTGGCTGAATTTCTAGAAGTTTGTCCATTGCTTGTAGCCAAATACTGAAATATTATTAGAATCATATGGGTATAATTGTTGGAGAAGTCATACGCGAAGAAATAAATGTGCTCTTTTTTAATAAGTTGACTACCTGAAATTTCCATTTGTTTTTAACACATCGTCCAGTGAATTATTATTGGTTCGAAGAACTTTATTAATCACGTGCAAAACTCCATTGCTCCCCTGTTTGTCTGCCTTTTCTATCACTGCATCCTCGATACCCACGCTACCGCGATAAACTTGAAAACGCAGTGGTGTCTTTTCATCAAGACTCATCACCAcctttaaatatttttaaaacaaaatatctCAAAGCAGTAGCTCTAGCAATAACAAGGATGATCAGTGCAAACAAACAATGCgagtgtgtatatataatgcaGCTGTAGTCTCACCTGATTATCGTAAATAGAATCTGTGGTATGTTTGCCAAAAACAGCATGATTGAGAACAAATTCCTTCGCCTTTTCGCGATCTGTTCCCATGTGCTTCAATTCTGCGTCAGGTATCGCTGCTGAAAAATAGTTTCAGGATGATTTCAGATGGTACGCATAAATGTAAGGTGTAAAATAAtgtagaagaataaaaaatttataacgcagaaattaaacatttatttaaaggcagtgtaaaagaaaatcaaatcacgtatacgtacaatacATCGCCGCTTCAGAGGGTGCCAACAGAGTGTAAgagtcaaaattttcgaaagcgTCCTCTAATCCAGCATTTTTTACCACTTGCATAAAAGTACCGAGCTTTTCGTCTTTGGCTAACTCTGTGACAGTTTTGGCTGAAGGTAAGCGAAAAACCGCGAGTGGGTAAATCAATCTTATATGAATACATGAATGCTAATTACAATAGCACTTGACTCACCTCTGTCGGGCAAAAGTACGTCGTCGATGAGGTAAACAAGTCCATCCAGACCATGCAAAAAGTCCTGCCTCAACCTTTGGCCTTCAAGCGATCGCCCACGCGAAGTACAATCCAAAGTAAGTCTCTGTGGGCCAAGGGTTTTGGCATGATGTTCCGAAATAACTCCAGAGAGGCAAACAACGTGGGATATTACATGATTGGCAAGAAAAGCTGGATCAGCAAGGAAACAATCCAAAAATGTTAATAAAGTAGCAATAACAAGAAGCGTGTATGTCGTGTATATCAATCAAGTATGGTATACCAATTTATACCTTCCAAAGTATCCTTGTCCTCAAGAATCTTTCTCCAGCGACTCCAtggtattttttgaaacgctTCATCACTTGGCGCAAAGAACGTATGGGGCACATCACTGTTTTTAATACGTTCGACGATGGAGTTGGTATTATTCAGAGCCTTGGCAAGTACATTGAATCTTCCATCAGCAATAATCGCCTCGACAATGCccatatttttatatcgatCTGGTATAAGAACACCGTCGATGATATGAACAACTCCATTCGTAGCTTGCTGATTTTTTCGTATAATTAACTCGCAGTTCACAGTCTCCATCTGAAGAAATGATCTCATACCTATACGTGCACACACAGATTAACATAAAACGTATTACATTAAGGTCTCCTATGATCTTACGCCgtttgaatatttgttgatGCGTATTTTGTGCCTGGATAATTTCGAGTCGATTAATTTATCAGCTCCCCACTGATCAGACAAAAGTTTTCTATCGACAAAGTGGTGCATTGCCagttttctgtatttttctgACGTGATTTTCTCCGGTTTGATGGCTCCGTATGTTTTAACATAAGCCTAGAAAGTGTCGAAGTTGTACTGTCTACTGTATAACATAATTGTCGTTATGTTCGCAAATCTTACTTATGAGATATAGAGGGACCTAAGATGATGCGATTACAGTTTAGTATGACTATGATAGTAGTAATGAGTTTCAAAATATCGTACGTCGAAAGCTTCATCACTAGGAGCAAATAGCGTCACCGTTAGTCCTTGTTTAAGTTCCGTAGCCACTCCggttttttctaaaaaatccGCAAACTTTCCAGCACCAGCATTTCTCGCTGTTTCCACGACATCCGTCAATGGCGATACTGAAAACATATTCGTGTACGAGATGTGATTCTTCATGTGTCAGATGAGGATATTTCACCGAATTTCTTTACCTCCTGTACATCCCAATTGGCCTGGCACCATCTCATATCCCTCACAACACTCGTACTTGATAATCCtgggaagaaaataataacaagagGTCGATAAGATTCCAGgccaattttttataattttatgcaAAAGTGTCTGTGTTGGCAGTTTACAAGAAAACTATACGGTCCTGCATTATTGGATGACTTCTctttaaaataatgaaatggaCTGCACTGTGGTTTTCAAATaagagaatttcaaaatctgatgttatttattaaaataagaTTTGTTCCATactctttatttcttcttctctaattcacgaaaaacaaatgtagtagttttataaaaatctaGAACGACATAACGGGAGTTCTCTATAGGTGTAAGTATAGTAAATAATGTCTTTATCCAAAATAAATCTTTTTAAGAAatgtaatatttaatattacagCTACTTATGAGTGTTGCAAAATTGCGATATACTAGACCACTTCCTGAATGTGACGCATCAAAACTCAAACACTTTTCCATATGTATAATCTACGCGCAACGCGTTGACGTTTTTTCTCTGAGATTGATGATTCAGAACTGTTGTGGGCAAGCATAGCAAACGTGGGCGATGCATCGAATaatttcttgaatatttttagtaataCTTTCGGCCTAGGCcacttatttcaattattaagTGATTAATCATGTAGTCAAATACGCGAGTTACAGGTATAGCTGTATACTAACGTTTCATTGCCACAGATTGTTCTTGGTCGCCAATACTTGCACTCGGTATAATAGTTCCTATTGGTACCAGGAACTTGTTCCACGACGCAAACGTTCGGTCTGAAATTTGCAACATCTACaagttattaattttcatggGCATGTTAAGCTAGTTACTGTTTCAttaaatatgtaataatagCTAATACAGAACAAGCcgggaacaaaaaaaagagcaaTTACGGTAACGTTTACCTAATAAATCCAAAGATACCTGTAAATGCCGGATGATTTACGGtgcacaatatttcaatttaatacaaattgaagaaaaggtaggatgaaaaaattggtttcACTTGTAAATTAATACGGCTTTatcagatttttgaaattttgcaattgaattttctttctcacctGCCGTTTCAGAGAAGCCAACTTGAGccaaaatttaaattctcaAAGGGTACATCGTAATTTTTGGGATAAGTGTGGACGAAAACACATAAACTGCTGAATGATgaatgtcgaaaatatttctagctataattcgaaaatttaaaccaaaacagaaaaaatcaaGGTAATCCAAGTCTTGCACGTATACAACAATTTGTTCGATATGTCGAAAGATTTTGACACCGTTACGTAAATGATTCAGAACCATTATCTGTTCGCATTTGATGAACCGAGAGAACCTTATCTCATGTATATTTTCTTCCGACTTGATCCCTGTCTGAAATCAGTACCATTATGTGTACGAAAAATGGGTCGCCACAACTCCGATGCTTGTATATTATTGCTACAGCATACATACACGGATAGCTGGTGAAGGTTGAATCAATTTAGaagagtaaaataatcagAGCTAGTAAGGAATTATGCAAGGTATATGTTATATACGCTAGTGCATCTCAGTACGATTTCGTGAAAGAAGAAGCGAATTTGCGCTCTTCACATGGTTTTCACAGGCATTTTATCACCTccaaattgtgaaaaaaaattgtccgcACATTTGAGTTAGAATAAAATACACGGTCGCTGACGATTATGCGTATAAGTATGCGGCGTACACCAAGACGACCTGAAATCGGCAAATGACCCCTCGAGGCTTTCAACGATAAATAATGTCACGATTACTGACAATCATGTATTCCATCACGCCATTGTTATAGCGGCTCTTGTCCTAGTAGCCCGCATTAGTTTTAGCAATgtattaaataatgaataaatttgaaacgttCATTAGCCCGGCACCGAGTGACGTACACGGAACACGTCACGTCAATtataagtaaatgaaaatacagAACGCAGGATGTTTGAggaaacaaaattatattctGGACTTATGCATTTGCATTTACAAgtaagaaataaattctgacagaaaaaataatgaaactgcCAAGTGGGAGTTGAAGGAATTATTTGGGAACGCGTTAGTAATACAAGTTCGTATTTGTCGGTAAATGATCATTACTTAAAAAGTTCTATGCATCATGTTCatgaattatttgtaaattatatgcGAGGATGTTATTAAATCGGCGAATGATTTAACAACAAAGCATTTGGCTTACAATTACAAAATGAACATACCCTTGTTCTTGAGCAGCTTTGATGTTCCACCAGGGTATACTGGGATTGGCAGAAACCACGCCAACcgttaataaaaatgtaattacatTCATGTTAGGccgattattcaaaaaatcttgATCTTGAATGTTCGAAGATCagtttcaaattataattgaaagtgaattgaaatttctacAACCTGCAATATTACATTGTTTGTAAAGTAaaaattctgagacgcaatTTGCGATTTCGGTACATCCGTCCGATGTCCGTTACGATACTGAACACACATGTGACATATTTCTACCAAATACCGAATGCTGAGTAACGATTAAATATAGTGAGATCAGTCCGAGTGCCGAATATGCCGCGTCAAGTCATAATGAAAGATCCAGATAGTGACAACAAGAAATTAGTACAACTAAGACTATGCTTGTTGGGTCAGTGTGTCGCATTTTTATGACAAAAAAGTAATACCAGGTTATATTCAATTCTAGGAACAAATTTGTATCTAAAAGTATGCAAGTGG
The Neodiprion fabricii isolate iyNeoFabr1 chromosome 5, iyNeoFabr1.1, whole genome shotgun sequence genome window above contains:
- the LOC124183808 gene encoding transforming growth factor-beta-induced protein ig-h3 isoform X1 → MNVITFLLTVGVVSANPSIPWWNIKAAQEQGPNVCVVEQVPGTNRNYYTECKYWRPRTICGNETIIKYECCEGYEMVPGQLGCTGVSPLTDVVETARNAGAGKFADFLEKTGVATELKQGLTVTLFAPSDEAFDAYVKTYGAIKPEKITSEKYRKLAMHHFVDRKLLSDQWGADKLIDSKLSRHKIRINKYSNGMETVNCELIIRKNQQATNGVVHIIDGVLIPDRYKNMGIVEAIIADGRFNVLAKALNNTNSIVERIKNSDVPHTFFAPSDEAFQKIPWSRWRKILEDKDTLEAFLANHVISHVVCLSGVISEHHAKTLGPQRLTLDCTSRGRSLEGQRLRQDFLHGLDGLVYLIDDVLLPDRAKTVTELAKDEKLGTFMQVVKNAGLEDAFENFDSYTLLAPSEAAMYSAIPDAELKHMGTDREKAKEFVLNHAVFGKHTTDSIYDNQVVMSLDEKTPLRFQVYRGSVGIEDAVIEKADKQGSNGVLHVINKVLRTNNNSLDDVLKTNGNFSIWLQAMDKLLEIQPAEFQEFIRPSESTVAYTYFVPSDRAFEQLDQAKLDRLMNDSTYLTKTLKNHVVNNMMVSGGFQRNLRYAVKTEQSTVDIVKKNDTIMVNDARIIRCDILSRNGVAHEINKVLLPENSPHSRRYLRRNRGSRRADRTRLLSSRSDTLRSRDIITNEQQ
- the LOC124183808 gene encoding transforming growth factor-beta-induced protein ig-h3 isoform X5; translated protein: MVPGQLGCTGVSPLTDVVETARNAGAGKFADFLEKTGVATELKQGLTVTLFAPSDEAFDAYVKTYGAIKPEKITSEKYRKLAMHHFVDRKLLSDQWGADKLIDSKLSRHKIRINKYSNGMETVNCELIIRKNQQATNGVVHIIDGVLIPDRYKNMGIVEAIIADGRFNVLAKALNNTNSIVERIKNSDVPHTFFAPSDEAFQKIPWSRWRKILEDKDTLEAFLANHVISHVVCLSGVISEHHAKTLGPQRLTLDCTSRGRSLEGQRLRQDFLHGLDGLVYLIDDVLLPDRAKTVTELAKDEKLGTFMQVVKNAGLEDAFENFDSYTLLAPSEAAMYSAIPDAELKHMGTDREKAKEFVLNHAVFGKHTTDSIYDNQVVMSLDEKTPLRFQVYRGSVGIEDAVIEKADKQGSNGVLHVINKVLRTNNNSLDDVLKTNGNFSIWLQAMDKLLEIQPAEFQEFIRPSESTVAYTYFVPSDRAFEQLDQAKLDRLMNDSTYLTKTLKNHVVNNMMVSGGFQRNLRYAVKTEQSTVDIVKKNDTIMVNDARIIRCDILSRNGVAHEINKVLLPENSPHSRRYLRRNRGSRRADRTRLLSSRSDTLRSRDIITNEQQ
- the LOC124183808 gene encoding transforming growth factor-beta-induced protein ig-h3 isoform X3, which translates into the protein MNVITFLLTVGVVSANPSIPWWNIKAAQEQGIIKYECCEGYEMVPGQLGCTGVSPLTDVVETARNAGAGKFADFLEKTGVATELKQGLTVTLFAPSDEAFDAYVKTYGAIKPEKITSEKYRKLAMHHFVDRKLLSDQWGADKLIDSKLSRHKIRINKYSNGMETVNCELIIRKNQQATNGVVHIIDGVLIPDRYKNMGIVEAIIADGRFNVLAKALNNTNSIVERIKNSDVPHTFFAPSDEAFQKIPWSRWRKILEDKDTLEAFLANHVISHVVCLSGVISEHHAKTLGPQRLTLDCTSRGRSLEGQRLRQDFLHGLDGLVYLIDDVLLPDRAKTVTELAKDEKLGTFMQVVKNAGLEDAFENFDSYTLLAPSEAAMYSAIPDAELKHMGTDREKAKEFVLNHAVFGKHTTDSIYDNQVVMSLDEKTPLRFQVYRGSVGIEDAVIEKADKQGSNGVLHVINKVLRTNNNSLDDVLKTNGNFSIWLQAMDKLLEIQPAEFQEFIRPSESTVAYTYFVPSDRAFEQLDQAKLDRLMNDSTYLTKTLKNHVVNNMMVSGGFQRNLRYAVKTEQSTVDIVKKNDTIMVNDARIIRCDILSRNGVAHEINKVLLPENSPHSRRYLRRNRGSRRADRTRLLSSRSDTLRSRDIITNEQQ
- the LOC124183808 gene encoding transforming growth factor-beta-induced protein ig-h3 isoform X4; this encodes MNVITFLLTVGVVSANPSIPWWNIKAAQEQGPNVCVVEQVPGTNRNYYTECKYWRPRTICGNETIIKYECCEGYEMVPGQLGCTGVSPLTDVVETARNAGAGKFADFLEKTGVATELKQGLTVTLFAPSDEAFDAYVKTYGAIKPEKITSEKYRKLAMHHFVDRKLLSDQWGADKLIDSKLSRHKIRINKYSNGMETVNCELIIRKNQQATNGVVHIIDGVLIPDRYKNMGIVEAIIADGRFNVLAKALNNTNSIVERIKNSDVPHTFFAPSDEAFQKIPWSRWRKILEDKDTLEAFLANHVISHVVCLSGVISEHHAKTLGPQRLTLDCTSRGRSLEGQRLRQDFLHGLDGLVYLIDDVLLPDRAKTVTELAKDEKLGTFMQVVKNAGLEDAFENFDSYTLLAPSEAAMYSAIPDAELKHMGTDREKAKEFVLNHAVFGKHTTDSIYDNQVVMSLDEKTPLRFQVYRGSVGIEDAVIEKADKQGSNGVLHVINKVLRTNNNSLDDVLKTNGNFSIWLQAMDKLLEIQPAEFQEFIRPSESTVAYTYFVPSDRAFEQLDQAKLDRLMNDSTYLTKVNDARIIRCDILSRNGVAHEINKVLLPENSPHSRRYLRRNRGSRRADRTRLLSSRSDTLRSRDIITNEQQ
- the LOC124183808 gene encoding transforming growth factor-beta-induced protein ig-h3 isoform X2, whose amino-acid sequence is MNVITFLLTVGVVSANPSIPWWNIKAAQEQGPNVCVVEQVPGTNRNYYTECKYWRPRTICGNETIIKYECCEGYEMVPGQLGCTGVSPLTDVVETARNAGAGKFADFLEKTGVATELKQGLTVTLFAPSDEAFDAYVKTYGAIKPEKITSEKYRKLAMHHFVDRKLLSDQWGADKLIDSKLSRHKIRINKYSNGMETVNCELIIRKNQQATNGVVHIIDGVLIPDRYKNMGIVEAIIADGRFNVLAKALNNTNSIVERIKNSDVPHTFFAPSDEAFQKIPWSRWRKILEDKDTLEAFLANHVISHVVCLSGVISEHHAKTLGPQRLTLDCTSRGRSLEGQRLRQDFLHGLDGLVYLIDDVLLPDRAKTVTELAKDEKLGTFMQVVKNAGLEDAFENFDSYTLLAPSEAAMYSIPDAELKHMGTDREKAKEFVLNHAVFGKHTTDSIYDNQVVMSLDEKTPLRFQVYRGSVGIEDAVIEKADKQGSNGVLHVINKVLRTNNNSLDDVLKTNGNFSIWLQAMDKLLEIQPAEFQEFIRPSESTVAYTYFVPSDRAFEQLDQAKLDRLMNDSTYLTKTLKNHVVNNMMVSGGFQRNLRYAVKTEQSTVDIVKKNDTIMVNDARIIRCDILSRNGVAHEINKVLLPENSPHSRRYLRRNRGSRRADRTRLLSSRSDTLRSRDIITNEQQ